In the Kaistella sp. 97-N-M2 genome, one interval contains:
- a CDS encoding acyl-CoA dehydrogenase family protein, with amino-acid sequence MPNLFSKVRNAIEIFKSIDLDELSKISGKVDLPKMMEGFSKMNDKQIKMLMRAIDPDKKKKELPPVDGDFYDVFETLTPEQKEIQLKVRNFMENEVKPLVNDHWLHDSFPFEIIEKFKKLNVCGVTYEGYGCPGLPFLMEGVLAMEMARVDASVATFFGVQSGLSMGSIYLCGSEAQKEKWLPQMQQFEKIGAFGLTEPDVGSGAAGGLTTTCKKTPEGYILNGQKKWIGNATFADVIIIWARSLDDGEVKGFILEKDNPGFKVEKIKGKMALRIVQNGLITLTNCLITEENKLEHANSFKDTGNVLRMTRAGVAWMATGCARGAYESALAYTKTREQFGKPIASFQMIQGHLVEMLSNLTAMQTMVFRLSEMQDEGILKDEHASLAKVFCTLRTRDIVSRAREVLGGNGILLEYDVARFVADAEAIYSYEGTKEINSLIVGRSITGFSAFV; translated from the coding sequence ATGCCTAACCTTTTTTCCAAAGTCAGAAACGCCATTGAAATCTTCAAATCAATTGATCTGGATGAACTTTCCAAAATATCCGGCAAAGTAGATCTCCCCAAAATGATGGAAGGTTTTTCGAAAATGAATGATAAGCAGATCAAGATGCTCATGCGCGCCATCGATCCCGACAAAAAGAAAAAGGAATTGCCGCCCGTAGATGGCGATTTCTACGACGTTTTCGAAACTTTGACACCCGAACAAAAAGAAATTCAGCTCAAAGTTCGCAATTTTATGGAAAACGAAGTCAAACCTTTGGTCAATGATCACTGGCTGCACGATTCTTTTCCTTTTGAAATCATCGAAAAGTTTAAAAAACTCAATGTCTGCGGCGTCACTTACGAAGGCTACGGCTGTCCCGGTTTGCCTTTTTTAATGGAGGGCGTTCTCGCTATGGAAATGGCGCGGGTTGATGCCTCAGTCGCGACTTTCTTTGGCGTGCAGTCCGGACTTTCCATGGGTTCCATTTACCTCTGCGGCTCCGAAGCTCAGAAAGAAAAATGGTTGCCGCAAATGCAGCAGTTCGAAAAGATCGGCGCCTTTGGTTTGACGGAGCCCGACGTCGGTTCCGGCGCCGCGGGCGGTTTAACCACGACCTGTAAAAAAACGCCCGAAGGTTATATCTTAAACGGCCAGAAAAAATGGATCGGCAACGCCACTTTTGCAGATGTCATTATCATTTGGGCCAGAAGTCTGGATGACGGCGAAGTGAAAGGTTTCATCCTGGAAAAAGACAATCCCGGCTTCAAAGTCGAAAAGATTAAAGGCAAGATGGCGCTCCGAATTGTGCAAAACGGCTTGATCACTTTGACCAACTGTTTGATCACCGAGGAAAATAAACTGGAACACGCCAATTCTTTCAAAGATACCGGAAATGTCCTGCGCATGACGCGCGCCGGCGTGGCGTGGATGGCGACCGGTTGCGCTCGCGGCGCGTACGAAAGTGCTCTCGCCTACACCAAAACGCGCGAACAGTTTGGCAAACCCATCGCCTCTTTCCAGATGATCCAGGGACATTTGGTAGAAATGCTTTCCAATCTGACGGCCATGCAAACCATGGTTTTCCGCCTGTCTGAAATGCAGGACGAAGGCATTTTAAAAGATGAGCACGCCTCTTTGGCGAAAGTGTTCTGTACTTTAAGAACCCGCGATATCGTTTCCCGCGCGCGCGAAGTGCTCGGTGGAAACGGCATTTTACTGGAATACGACGTTGCCAGATTTGTCGCCGATGCCGAAGCCATTTATTCCTACGAAGGCACGAAGGAAATTAATTCTTTGATCGTGGGGCGGAGTATTACGGGGTTTAGTGCGTTTGTTTAA
- a CDS encoding polyribonucleotide nucleotidyltransferase, whose protein sequence is MNAPQAIIEKIQLSDGREITIETGKLAKQANGAVVVTMGGTMLLATVVASKDAKPGVDFLPLTVDYREKFYSAGKIPGNFFRREARPSDEEILTMRLVDRVLRPLFPSDFHAEVQVMISLISYDKECMPESLAGLAASAAIAITDIPFNGPMSEVTVARIDGKLVVNPSMENLAKADLNIMVGATKDSIVMVEGEMDEISEQEMIEAIKFAHEEIKVQVAAQERLAERVGKSLPKREYTHEDHNEEIREKVWAATYDKVYEVAKTPSAKEERHENFQAVLEEFLTQYSEEELETVTPYAKIYFHDVEKEAMRQMILNEKIRLDGRTPETIRPIWSEVDYLPGAHGSAIFTRGETQSLTAVTLGSVKDANMVDTVAINYDQKFFLHYNFPPFSTGEARPLRGTSRREVGHGNLAQRALAKMIPTENPYTIRIVSDILESNGSSSMATVCAGTLALMDAGVQISKPVSGIAMGLVTDPKSGKFTVLSDILGDEDHLGDMDFKVTGTADGITACQMDIKVEGLTMDIMEKALIQAKDGRLHILNELLKTLDAPREDVKPHAPKMEVLEISKDFIGAIIGPGGKIIQQMQKDFDTVIAIEEIGEIGRIEISGVNRQNIDATIAAINEICFVPVVGSVYNGKVVKVMDFGAFVAIAKGTEGLLHISEIEWRRLDKVPYNEGDEVEVKFMGYDDRKKMKLSRKVLLERPPREERPQGDRPQNNDRPREDRPQGDRPQRRDDRREGNYNGGNNRPQQGSQNNNQSNEGESFKPLNEGENPTDAKPEGF, encoded by the coding sequence ATGAATGCTCCACAAGCAATTATTGAAAAAATTCAATTAAGCGATGGCAGAGAAATCACCATCGAAACAGGAAAATTAGCAAAACAGGCTAATGGCGCTGTAGTAGTAACAATGGGAGGCACCATGCTTCTTGCAACGGTGGTCGCCAGCAAAGATGCGAAACCGGGTGTTGATTTCTTACCATTAACAGTAGATTACAGAGAGAAATTTTATTCCGCAGGAAAAATTCCGGGAAACTTTTTCAGAAGAGAAGCAAGACCCTCCGACGAAGAAATTTTAACAATGAGATTGGTTGACCGCGTTTTGCGTCCACTTTTTCCCTCCGATTTTCATGCAGAAGTTCAGGTGATGATTTCCCTGATTTCTTATGATAAAGAATGTATGCCGGAATCTTTGGCTGGATTAGCCGCTTCTGCTGCCATCGCAATTACCGATATTCCTTTCAACGGACCAATGTCTGAAGTAACTGTCGCCAGAATCGACGGTAAATTAGTAGTGAACCCAAGTATGGAAAATTTAGCGAAAGCTGATTTAAATATTATGGTGGGCGCCACGAAAGATTCTATCGTCATGGTAGAAGGCGAAATGGACGAAATCTCTGAACAGGAAATGATCGAAGCCATCAAATTCGCACACGAAGAAATTAAAGTTCAGGTTGCCGCGCAAGAAAGATTAGCTGAAAGAGTTGGCAAATCTCTTCCAAAAAGAGAATACACGCACGAAGACCACAACGAAGAAATTCGCGAAAAAGTTTGGGCAGCCACTTACGATAAGGTATATGAAGTTGCAAAAACTCCTTCTGCTAAAGAAGAAAGACATGAAAATTTCCAAGCGGTTTTAGAAGAATTCTTAACTCAGTATTCAGAGGAAGAATTAGAAACCGTAACTCCATACGCAAAAATCTATTTCCACGATGTAGAAAAAGAAGCAATGCGTCAAATGATCCTTAACGAAAAAATCCGTTTGGATGGAAGAACGCCGGAAACGATCCGTCCGATCTGGTCAGAAGTTGATTATTTACCCGGAGCACACGGTTCCGCCATTTTTACCAGAGGAGAAACTCAGTCCCTGACTGCAGTAACTTTAGGCTCTGTAAAAGATGCAAACATGGTCGACACGGTGGCCATCAACTACGATCAAAAATTCTTCTTACATTATAACTTCCCGCCGTTTTCAACGGGTGAAGCAAGACCTTTAAGAGGAACATCCAGAAGAGAAGTCGGTCACGGAAACCTGGCTCAAAGAGCTTTGGCGAAAATGATCCCGACAGAAAATCCTTACACCATCCGTATCGTTTCTGATATTTTAGAATCCAACGGTTCATCATCTATGGCAACGGTTTGTGCCGGAACTTTAGCGTTGATGGATGCCGGTGTTCAAATTTCAAAACCGGTTTCCGGGATTGCAATGGGTCTTGTAACTGATCCAAAATCAGGGAAATTCACGGTGCTTTCCGATATCTTAGGCGACGAAGATCACTTAGGAGACATGGACTTTAAAGTAACCGGAACGGCAGACGGAATCACCGCTTGTCAAATGGACATCAAAGTAGAAGGCTTAACCATGGACATTATGGAAAAAGCCCTGATCCAAGCGAAAGACGGAAGACTCCACATCCTGAACGAATTACTAAAAACCCTCGACGCACCAAGAGAAGATGTGAAACCACACGCTCCGAAAATGGAAGTACTGGAAATCTCCAAAGATTTCATCGGTGCCATCATCGGACCTGGAGGAAAAATCATTCAGCAGATGCAGAAAGATTTCGACACGGTTATCGCGATTGAAGAAATCGGCGAAATCGGAAGAATTGAAATCTCCGGGGTGAACAGACAAAACATCGACGCGACCATTGCAGCCATCAACGAAATCTGTTTCGTACCGGTTGTCGGCAGCGTATACAACGGTAAAGTTGTGAAAGTAATGGATTTTGGCGCCTTTGTAGCGATTGCAAAAGGAACCGAAGGTTTACTGCACATCTCCGAGATCGAATGGAGACGTCTGGACAAAGTTCCGTACAACGAAGGCGACGAAGTAGAAGTGAAATTCATGGGTTATGATGACCGTAAGAAAATGAAACTTTCGCGTAAGGTTTTGTTGGAAAGACCTCCGCGTGAAGAACGTCCACAAGGTGACAGACCGCAGAACAACGACCGCCCGAGAGAAGACCGTCCGCAAGGCGACAGACCTCAGCGCAGAGACGACCGCAGAGAAGGAAACTACAACGGCGGAAATAACCGACCGCAGCAAGGTTCTCAAAACAACAATCAATCAAACGAAGGAGAGAGTTTCAAACCTTTGAACGAAGGTGAGAATCCGACTGATGCGAAGCCGGAAGGTTTCTAA
- a CDS encoding GlsB/YeaQ/YmgE family stress response membrane protein: MGILWTLIIGAIAGWLGSQIFKGGSLGLIGNIIVGIIGGFIGYWLLGGRLGEGVVGEILTGTIGAIVLLAIVNLFTRGRV, encoded by the coding sequence ATGGGAATTCTTTGGACATTAATTATCGGAGCCATTGCAGGCTGGTTAGGATCACAAATTTTTAAAGGTGGAAGCCTTGGATTAATCGGGAATATTATTGTAGGTATTATCGGTGGTTTTATTGGGTACTGGTTATTAGGCGGCAGACTGGGCGAGGGCGTAGTAGGCGAAATTTTAACAGGTACAATTGGTGCCATTGTATTGCTGGCGATTGTAAATCTCTTTACCAGAGGAAGGGTGTAA
- the rpsO gene encoding 30S ribosomal protein S15: MYLTTDTKKEIFAKHGKSDADTGSAEGQVALFTFRINHLSGHLKKNHKDYATERSLVLLVGKRKALLDYLKKKDINRYRAIIAELGLRK; the protein is encoded by the coding sequence ATGTACCTAACAACTGACACGAAGAAAGAGATCTTCGCAAAACATGGAAAGTCTGACGCAGACACAGGAAGCGCAGAAGGACAAGTTGCCCTTTTTACTTTCAGAATTAACCACCTTTCAGGTCACCTTAAAAAAAACCATAAAGATTACGCAACCGAGCGCTCTTTGGTCCTTTTGGTAGGTAAAAGAAAAGCGCTATTAGATTATCTTAAAAAGAAAGATATTAATCGATACAGAGCTATTATTGCAGAATTGGGATTAAGAAAATAA
- a CDS encoding pyruvate decarboxylase encodes MKNFYLLTFSLLTIISLTACQSAYAQNAKTLKDLKGINILYFNPEVFPDIEEIKDPTYSAFYAAVSEKNHHFRNYKMLRVDSYIPFDSVDAESIMEFCRNNNAQFAIVPKVKYFKVGFGKYIFSNQVIVSLKMFDSAGKMVAQTDYDTFKKNARILGSAENSIKIGTEGAMNNMAKDFSKSKRFF; translated from the coding sequence ATGAAAAATTTCTATCTCCTGACCTTTTCTCTTCTGACCATTATTTCTTTAACTGCCTGTCAGTCAGCTTATGCGCAAAATGCCAAAACACTTAAAGATTTAAAGGGTATCAATATTTTATATTTTAACCCCGAAGTTTTTCCGGACATCGAAGAAATTAAAGATCCCACGTATTCGGCTTTTTATGCTGCCGTTTCGGAGAAAAACCATCATTTTCGCAATTACAAAATGCTTCGTGTAGATTCTTATATTCCCTTTGATTCTGTGGATGCCGAATCCATCATGGAATTTTGCCGGAATAATAACGCGCAGTTTGCCATTGTACCCAAGGTGAAATATTTTAAAGTAGGTTTCGGTAAATATATTTTTTCCAATCAGGTAATCGTCAGTTTGAAAATGTTCGATTCGGCTGGAAAGATGGTGGCACAGACTGATTATGATACTTTCAAAAAAAATGCGCGCATACTGGGTTCTGCCGAAAATTCTATTAAAATCGGTACCGAAGGCGCCATGAATAACATGGCAAAAGACTTTTCAAAAAGCAAAAGATTTTTCTAA
- the mgtE gene encoding magnesium transporter has translation MQSKELVFNPADIAETLSELHADERLLAFLKVPKQYKADVFSHLDPDFQEETIRSIGSEEVSEILNAMTPDDRTALFEDFPDELIKSSINLLNPKERRIALKLLGYDSDSIARLMTPYYIQIRKEWTVQKCLQQIKKVGKKMETMNHLYVVDERNQLIDDIAIGSLLLAEEDTLISDLTDNHFVAITTTTSKEDAVQYFEKYDRTALPIVTEAGVLVGIVTIDDILDQIESQNTEDIQKFGGLDALDLPYIQTSWTEMIKKRATWLVILFFSEMLTASAMGYFEHEIQKAVVLALFVPLIISSGGNSGSQAATLIIRAMALQEITLKDWWYVMRKEIVSGVCLGGILGFIGFFRIMAWQKMGLFDYGEYWMFVALSISCSLVLIVLWGTLSGSMIPFVLKRLKLDPATSSAPFVATLVDVTGLIIYFTIAGFFLSGRML, from the coding sequence GTGCAAAGTAAAGAACTGGTTTTTAACCCCGCAGATATCGCAGAAACGCTCAGCGAACTTCACGCTGATGAGCGTCTTTTGGCTTTCCTGAAAGTTCCGAAGCAGTACAAAGCCGACGTTTTTTCACATCTAGATCCCGATTTTCAGGAAGAAACCATTCGAAGCATCGGCAGCGAAGAGGTTTCGGAGATCCTGAATGCCATGACGCCCGATGACAGAACGGCCCTGTTCGAGGATTTTCCGGATGAACTCATTAAGTCCTCCATCAACCTTTTAAATCCGAAAGAACGCCGCATTGCACTGAAGCTTTTGGGATATGATTCGGATTCCATCGCGCGTTTGATGACGCCGTACTACATTCAGATTCGAAAAGAATGGACCGTTCAGAAATGTCTGCAGCAGATAAAAAAGGTGGGTAAAAAGATGGAAACCATGAACCATCTTTATGTGGTGGATGAACGAAACCAGCTTATCGACGATATAGCCATCGGATCTTTGCTCTTGGCAGAAGAAGATACTTTAATTTCCGACCTTACCGATAACCATTTTGTTGCCATTACAACAACGACTTCCAAAGAAGACGCTGTACAATACTTCGAGAAATATGACCGCACTGCGCTGCCGATTGTCACCGAAGCCGGAGTTTTGGTGGGAATTGTGACGATTGATGATATTTTAGATCAAATCGAATCCCAGAATACGGAAGACATTCAGAAATTCGGGGGTTTAGATGCGCTCGATTTGCCGTATATTCAGACATCCTGGACGGAAATGATCAAGAAACGCGCAACGTGGCTCGTTATTTTATTTTTTTCCGAAATGCTAACCGCTTCGGCCATGGGTTATTTTGAGCATGAAATTCAAAAAGCCGTGGTTCTTGCCCTTTTTGTTCCTTTAATTATTTCCAGTGGCGGTAATTCCGGGTCTCAAGCCGCAACTTTGATCATCCGGGCGATGGCTTTGCAGGAAATCACGCTGAAAGACTGGTGGTATGTCATGCGCAAAGAGATTGTTTCGGGCGTTTGTTTGGGCGGAATTCTGGGCTTTATCGGCTTTTTTAGGATTATGGCGTGGCAAAAAATGGGTTTGTTTGATTACGGCGAATACTGGATGTTTGTAGCCCTCAGCATTTCCTGCTCGTTGGTTTTAATCGTGCTTTGGGGTACGCTATCCGGTTCCATGATTCCGTTTGTTTTGAAAAGGCTGAAACTCGATCCGGCCACGTCTTCCGCACCGTTTGTTGCTACGTTGGTGGATGTTACGGGCTTGATCATCTATTTTACGATCGCCGGATTTTTTCTCAGCGGTAGGATGCTTTAA
- a CDS encoding ABC transporter substrate-binding protein, producing the protein MKIISLVPSLTETLFDFGLTDKEVIGRTKFCIHPKDLVKNVAVIGGTKNLNIDKIRALKPDLIIANKEENDKIQVEELMKDFNVWVTDIETLEDNKQFLTELGTILKKEESARKFNAQINAVFSLNKTAEPKKVAYLIWKNPYMTVGSDTFIHEIIQELGFKNLFENHKRYPEISIEEMKNADFIFLSTEPFPFQQKHIEELQKELPTQKIILVDGEAFSWYGTHLAKCADYYRTFQTENFI; encoded by the coding sequence ATGAAGATAATTTCCCTTGTTCCCAGCCTTACAGAAACACTTTTCGACTTTGGTCTGACCGATAAGGAAGTAATCGGGAGAACAAAATTCTGCATTCATCCGAAAGACCTGGTGAAAAATGTCGCCGTTATTGGTGGGACAAAAAATCTTAATATCGATAAAATTAGGGCGCTGAAACCTGACTTGATTATCGCCAACAAAGAAGAGAACGACAAAATTCAGGTGGAAGAACTGATGAAAGATTTTAACGTTTGGGTCACCGATATCGAAACGCTGGAAGACAACAAACAATTCCTCACCGAACTCGGAACGATCTTAAAAAAGGAAGAATCAGCCAGGAAATTTAACGCGCAAATCAATGCGGTGTTTAGTTTGAATAAAACCGCTGAACCTAAAAAGGTGGCGTATTTAATCTGGAAAAATCCTTATATGACGGTGGGTTCGGATACATTTATTCACGAAATCATTCAAGAATTAGGTTTCAAAAATCTATTTGAAAACCACAAGAGATATCCGGAAATTTCGATTGAGGAAATGAAAAATGCGGACTTTATCTTTTTATCCACGGAGCCTTTTCCGTTTCAACAAAAACATATTGAGGAACTCCAAAAAGAATTACCAACCCAGAAAATTATTTTGGTCGATGGCGAAGCTTTTTCCTGGTACGGAACGCATTTGGCGAAATGCGCAGACTATTACCGGACTTTTCAAACAGAAAATTTTATATAA
- the dapA gene encoding 4-hydroxy-tetrahydrodipicolinate synthase — protein sequence MSNLKGVGVALVTPFNEHLSLDFEALTKLVDYNIENGTNYLVVLGTTAEAATLSTEEKLQVINHIVKANKGRVPLVLGIGGNNTMEVKKQIEEADLSAFEAVLSVSPYYNKPSQEGLYQHYKMLAGTGKKIIIYNVPSRTGQNIEAATTLRLAKEFPNLMMIKEAAPNILQYFDILRQKPENFTLVSGDDEFTLPVTLAGGNGVISVIGQGYPKEFSTMVQLAFDGKVKEAYEIHNKLVEITRLIFAEGNPAGIKMVLAEKGIIKNYLRLPLVRASDGLQDKIKAEMKNI from the coding sequence ATGAGCAATTTAAAAGGAGTTGGTGTGGCTTTGGTGACGCCGTTTAACGAACATTTATCCCTAGATTTTGAGGCCTTAACGAAACTGGTTGACTACAATATTGAGAACGGCACTAATTATCTGGTGGTTCTGGGAACCACCGCAGAAGCGGCAACCCTTTCAACAGAAGAAAAATTACAGGTAATTAATCACATTGTAAAGGCGAACAAGGGTCGCGTTCCGTTGGTTCTCGGGATTGGCGGCAATAACACGATGGAGGTGAAAAAGCAAATCGAAGAAGCTGATCTTTCCGCGTTCGAAGCCGTACTTTCCGTTTCCCCGTATTACAACAAACCGAGTCAGGAAGGGCTTTATCAGCATTACAAAATGTTGGCCGGCACCGGAAAAAAGATTATCATTTACAATGTTCCCTCAAGAACCGGACAAAATATCGAAGCCGCGACGACCTTAAGATTGGCGAAAGAGTTTCCGAATTTAATGATGATTAAAGAAGCCGCGCCGAACATTCTTCAATATTTCGATATTTTGAGACAAAAACCGGAAAACTTCACCTTGGTTTCGGGCGACGATGAATTTACGCTTCCTGTCACTTTAGCGGGCGGAAATGGGGTGATCTCTGTGATCGGACAGGGCTATCCGAAAGAATTTTCAACGATGGTTCAGCTGGCTTTCGACGGAAAAGTGAAAGAAGCCTACGAAATTCACAACAAACTCGTGGAGATTACACGCCTGATTTTCGCCGAAGGAAATCCTGCGGGAATTAAAATGGTGTTAGCCGAGAAAGGAATTATAAAAAATTATTTGCGTCTGCCTTTGGTAAGGGCGAGCGATGGTTTACAGGATAAAATTAAAGCGGAGATGAAAAATATCTAA
- a CDS encoding 5'-nucleotidase C-terminal domain-containing protein: MKIKFLVFGLAALSLSACKAPLNIAQVQTEKNISIAKDLPEDQNFNTVIEPYKEELEGKMNKKISYTAVDLNKQGDNSNLGNLLADYTFEGADEWAKKNGIPGGVDAAVINVGGIRSTIGAGDILTKSIYEVMPFENEVLIVKMKGADLKGLFDYYLTTQKNNPVSHLYIETENGMTVKELVNGKEVEATKEYYIATSDYLAMGGDNMAFFGKGELISTGIKLRDLFLEKFQNNPQVVAPIDIRLNFKNRKNTTNE, encoded by the coding sequence ATGAAAATAAAATTTCTCGTATTCGGTCTGGCCGCGCTGTCTCTTTCTGCGTGTAAAGCACCGCTCAATATTGCACAGGTTCAAACCGAAAAAAACATTTCCATCGCGAAAGATTTGCCGGAAGATCAAAATTTTAATACAGTTATCGAACCTTACAAAGAAGAACTGGAAGGCAAGATGAACAAAAAAATTTCTTACACCGCAGTTGATCTAAATAAACAGGGCGACAACAGTAATCTGGGAAATCTCCTCGCCGATTATACGTTTGAAGGTGCGGACGAATGGGCGAAAAAAAACGGCATTCCGGGTGGAGTAGATGCTGCCGTAATTAATGTGGGCGGAATTCGGTCGACGATAGGCGCTGGTGATATTTTGACGAAAAGTATTTACGAAGTGATGCCGTTCGAAAACGAAGTTCTTATTGTGAAGATGAAAGGAGCTGATCTAAAAGGCCTTTTCGATTACTACTTGACTACGCAGAAAAACAATCCCGTATCCCATTTATACATTGAAACTGAAAACGGAATGACGGTAAAAGAGCTCGTAAACGGAAAAGAAGTGGAAGCTACGAAAGAGTATTACATCGCGACATCCGACTATCTGGCAATGGGTGGTGATAATATGGCTTTCTTCGGGAAAGGCGAGTTAATTTCGACGGGCATTAAGCTGCGCGATCTTTTTCTTGAGAAATTTCAAAACAATCCACAAGTTGTGGCACCAATCGATATCCGTTTAAATTTTAAAAACAGAAAAAACACGACCAATGAATAG
- a CDS encoding bifunctional UDP-sugar hydrolase/5'-nucleotidase, translated as MNRKQFLKTIGGGTLAMTLAPNLLMAENFKLLNLKSEYKLTILHTNDQHSRIEPFEASYTRNPNQGGFARRAALIEKIRSENKNVLLLDSGDTFQGTPYFNFFGGELEFKLMSMMGYDASTMGNHDFDNGLAGFKKVQPSAKFPFICSNYDFTNTILDGQTLPYKVFNKNGIKVGIFGVGIELAGLVGKKDYGETVYKDPVEIAQHYSEFLRNDKKCDLVICLSHIGYDYKDNTDKISDKILAAKTDGIDLILGGHTHTFLPEPQKFSNRKGKTVLVNQVGWAGLLLGKLDFYFDKSKSVKNISWNNQVIDDTILV; from the coding sequence ATGAATAGAAAGCAGTTTTTAAAAACAATTGGTGGCGGGACTTTAGCCATGACTTTAGCGCCAAATTTGTTGATGGCAGAAAACTTTAAACTCCTAAATCTTAAATCCGAATATAAACTGACGATTCTTCATACCAACGATCAGCACAGCAGAATTGAACCGTTTGAGGCGAGTTATACGAGAAATCCAAACCAGGGCGGTTTTGCAAGACGCGCCGCTTTAATCGAAAAGATCCGGAGCGAAAACAAAAATGTGTTGCTGCTGGATTCGGGCGATACTTTTCAGGGAACGCCATACTTCAATTTTTTTGGCGGCGAACTCGAATTCAAACTCATGTCGATGATGGGTTACGATGCTTCTACAATGGGAAACCATGATTTTGATAACGGTTTGGCCGGCTTCAAAAAAGTGCAGCCCAGTGCGAAATTTCCGTTTATCTGTTCCAATTACGATTTCACAAATACCATACTCGACGGACAAACCCTTCCCTATAAAGTTTTTAATAAAAACGGAATTAAAGTCGGAATTTTTGGTGTAGGAATTGAACTGGCGGGTCTGGTTGGAAAGAAAGATTATGGTGAAACGGTTTACAAAGATCCTGTAGAAATCGCCCAACATTACTCGGAGTTTTTAAGAAACGATAAAAAATGCGATCTCGTTATTTGTCTTTCGCACATTGGATATGACTACAAAGACAATACGGACAAAATTTCAGATAAAATTTTGGCGGCAAAAACCGATGGAATCGATTTGATCTTAGGCGGTCACACGCATACTTTCTTGCCGGAACCGCAAAAGTTCAGCAACAGAAAAGGAAAGACGGTATTGGTAAATCAGGTAGGCTGGGCCGGACTGCTTTTAGGAAAACTGGATTTTTATTTCGATAAAAGTAAAAGTGTGAAAAATATTTCATGGAATAATCAAGTTATAGATGATACCATTCTAGTTTAA